The genomic stretch CACACCTGCAAAAATGGATGCAGCAGCACCTTCATACAGGAAGATGTGTGAATCTTCCTGCAGAATAATTTCGTTACCTGGACTGCAATGAGTAAGTATGGCGATTTGATTACCCTGGGTACCGCTAGGCACGAATAGTGCGGACTCTTTCCCGAGTAAATCGGCAACCGTCTCTTCTAACTCATTAACAGTTGAATCTTCTCCGTATACGTCATCTCCGACTTCCGCTTCATAAGCTGCCTTACGCATTGCTTCCGTTGGTTTGGTGACCGTATCACTGCGTAGATCAATCATTCGAACACTCCTCTCGTTCCTATTATATAGCAAGATTTTATAACTTTTCCACTATTTTTATAGTTTAAAACAGCGAGACTGTCATCGTATATTTTCATTGAATATATTGCGATACTATGGTATTCTTCTAACATAAACATGATAATTCTTATTCGTTTACTTGGATATAAGGAAACTACACTTGAGGTGATAAAATGGGTCGCGAATTTATCGATATGTTCGATGAATGGGCAGAATCATATGATGATACAGTTACTGGCCAAGATCCGCAATATAAAGATGTTTTCGAGAATTACCACGACATCTTGCAGGCAGTTGCCGATGCAGCAGAGGGAAATACATTGGAATTTGGCGTAGGCACCGGCAACCTTTCCGAAAAACTGCTGGCAAAAGGGTTGAAGGTAACTGGTATTGAGCCATCTAAAGAGATGCGGGAGCATGCATCACGTAAGTTTCCGGAACTCTCTATTACCGATGGCGATTTTCTGTCATTTCCGGAACCAGCAGAGCAGGTTTCTTCTATAGTGAGTACATGGGCGTTTCACCATCTGACCGACCATGAAAAAAATCACGCCATTGCCAGCTATGCAGCACTTTTGCCAAAAGGCGGTAAAATCGTTTTTGCAGATACTGTTTTTTCAAGTGAAGACGGCCGTGATAAACTTATTCAGAGAGAGACGGAGAAAGGCTATGATCGGCTTGTTAAAGACTTAACGACAGAATATTATACGACAATAGAAGTACTCGAGAAGATTTTCCAAGCTCACGGATTCTATGTTACATTTATGCAAAAGAACCGCTTCGTCTACTTGATCACAGCAGAAAAAGCGTAAGAGGAGAGAGAGAAATGACTAAAAAAATGAATGTAGAAAGTTTTAACCTAGACCACACGAAGGTTGCTGCCCCGTATGTGCGTCTTGTCGGTATTACAGAGGGAACACAAGATAAAGTATACAAATACGATATCCGCTTCAAACAGCCGAACCAAGAATATATGGAGATGCCGGGCCTTCATTCTCTGGAGCATCTGATGGCTGAGAATATCCGCAATCATATTGAAAACATCCTTGATATCGGACCCATGGGCTGCCAGACAGGTTTTTATGTATCCATTTTGAATAACGACAGTTACGATGAAATTTTGGACGCATTAGAAAAGACATTGCAAGATGTGCTGCAGGCAACTGAAGTGCCAGCATGCAATGAAGTTCAGTGCGGCTGGGCTGCCAACCACAGCTTAGAGGGTGCCCAAGAGATCGCAAAAGAAATGCTTGCTAAAAAAGATGAATGGCGTCAAGTTTTCGCTGAATAGAGGGAGAAAATGGCTGTTTACAAATCTGTACATGAACTGATTGGGAACACACCAGTTGTGCAAATTACGAACTTCTCTCTGCCCGAGGGAGTTCGTTTATTTGCGAAGCTGGAGTTTTATAACCCCGGTGGAAGTGTAAAGGATCGGCTTGGCGTTCATTTGATAGAGGAAGCCGTTCGCACAGGCAAACTGAAGGAAAACGGCACAATTATAGAGCCGACTGCAGGTAATACTGGTATCGGTCTGGCGCTAGCTGCACAGCAGCGCAATATATCCGTTGTT from Terribacillus sp. DMT04 encodes the following:
- a CDS encoding S-ribosylhomocysteine lyase; this encodes MTKKMNVESFNLDHTKVAAPYVRLVGITEGTQDKVYKYDIRFKQPNQEYMEMPGLHSLEHLMAENIRNHIENILDIGPMGCQTGFYVSILNNDSYDEILDALEKTLQDVLQATEVPACNEVQCGWAANHSLEGAQEIAKEMLAKKDEWRQVFAE
- a CDS encoding class I SAM-dependent methyltransferase, whose translation is MGREFIDMFDEWAESYDDTVTGQDPQYKDVFENYHDILQAVADAAEGNTLEFGVGTGNLSEKLLAKGLKVTGIEPSKEMREHASRKFPELSITDGDFLSFPEPAEQVSSIVSTWAFHHLTDHEKNHAIASYAALLPKGGKIVFADTVFSSEDGRDKLIQRETEKGYDRLVKDLTTEYYTTIEVLEKIFQAHGFYVTFMQKNRFVYLITAEKA